In the Populus trichocarpa isolate Nisqually-1 chromosome 1, P.trichocarpa_v4.1, whole genome shotgun sequence genome, one interval contains:
- the LOC112327991 gene encoding uncharacterized protein LOC112327991 produces MGRLNVDIDDVVLEKAPTNAKYTSPTIQKEILHILANKVRKKICEEVRDAKFCILVDEAKDASNKEQMAIVLRFVDIQGFIRERFFSIVHVSDTTSSTIKKEICDVLARYNLHIFNMRGQGYDGASNMRGAWNGLQALFLRDCLMHIMYIALLTDYNCLIDMYGATITVLESMVQEGSSNSIRGEAGGCLIQKSLDILNAMDLVSTTKALLQTLRDAIFDLLLANVQFVCTKYKIDIPHMNALYKKATGRSCQQQGSVTVYQHYHYDIFNSTIDFQLEELNSRFSDGTVELLVLSSALEPKDNFKSFKVDAIYKLAEKFYPEDFNEQEMLIRLVLTLPVSTATTERTFLAMKHVKTVLRNKIEEEFLADSMMIYIERELVEDIDSDSIIDEFYSTKHRRVQL; encoded by the exons ATGGGGAGACTGAATGTTGACATTGATGATGTTGTATTAGAAAAAGCTCCGACAAATGCAAAGTATACCTCGCCGACTATTCAAAAAGAGATTTTGCATATTCTTGCGAACAAAGTAAGGAAAAAGATTTGTGAAGAAGTTAGAGATGCaaagttttgtattttggttGACGAAGCCAAAGATGcatcaaataaagaacaaatggctattgttttgagatttgttgACATTCAGGGTTTTATACGAGAgcgtttttttagtattgtacATGTTTCAGATACTACTTcttcaacaattaaaaaagaaatttgtgatGTGCTCGCTCGATATAACTTGCATATTTTCAATATGCGAGGTCAAGGGTATGATGGTGCTAGCAATATGCGTGGCGCATGGAATGGACTACAAGCTCTATTTCTCAGAGATTGTcttatgcatattatgtacattgcTTTGCTCACCGACTACAACTG CTTAATAGATATGTATGGTGCAACTATTACTGTGCTTGAAAGTATGGTTCAAGAAGGATCTTCTAATTCTATACGTGGAGAAGCTGGTGGTTGTTTGATT CAAAAATCTCTTGACATCTTAAATGCAATGGATCTTGTATCAACTACTAAAGCATTGCTTCAAACTTTGAGAGACGCCATATTTGATCTTCTCCTTGCAAATGTGCAATTTGTTTGCACAAAATATAAGATTGACATACCACATATGAATGCTTTGTATAAAAAGGCTACAGGTCGTTCATGTCAACAACAAGGTTCAGTGACAGTTTACCAGCATtatcattatgatatatttaactcAACAATAGATTTTCAGTTGGAAGAATTAAATTCTAGATTCAGTGATGGGACAGTGGAACTCCTTGTACTTAGCTCTGCTTTAGAACCTAAAGacaactttaaatcatttaaagttgATGCTATTTACAAGCTTGCTGAGAAATTTTATCCTGAAGATTTCAATGAACAAGAGAT GTTGATTCGTCTTGTTTTGACTTTGCCTGTTTCCACTGCCACTACAGAGCGGACATTTTTAGCTatgaaacatgttaaaactgtGCTTCGCAATAAAATAGAAGAGGAGTTCTTAGCAGATTCTATGATGATTTACATTGAACGAGAGCTTGTTGAAGATATTGATTCGGATTCGATCATAGATGAATTCTATTCTACAAAACATCGAAGGGTGCAGCTTTga